TGGAGAGGTGAGCCTCACCCTGCTGCACCGCACCGACCAGTGGGTGCAGCTGAGCGTGGGGGACAGCGGGCCCGGGATCCCGGCCGGGCAGCAGCAGCAGATCTTCATGGACCGGGTGCGCCTGCCCCAGACAGCCGACACCACCTCCGGCTACGGCGTGGGACTGTCCGTGTGCCGCCGGATCGCCGAGGTGCACGGCGGGCGGATCTGGGTGGTGTCCGAGCCAGGCGAGGGGGCCTGCTTCCACGTGACCGTGCCGGTGTGGACCGGCCAGGGTCAGTCCGCCTTGACGAAGGGTCACCCTGGCCCGTAGTTTCCTTGCATCAGCCGAAAGGCCCAGAACCCAGTTCTGACGCCTGTCCTGCTGTGGCCTCGCCCCCATCGTCTAGAGGCCTAGGACACCTCCCTTTCACGGAGGCGACAGGGGTTCGAATCCCCTTGGGGGTATCGACAACCAGCTGAAAAAGACCTGATGAAAGCGATCAGCTGAAGCCGGTGCTCTGACCGGACCCGGCAGGTTTGGAGCCTCTCCATCGCCGCACTGGGCATTCCAGGCCCGTGGATCACCGGTCTGGCGATCTCCGTATCAGCACGAGGTTTCGGCAGCAGGGTCGGCTTCGGCAGCAGGTTGCGCGCCATGCTCGCAGGGCACGCCCTGGTCTGCTGGCGACCTCAGACCAGCCCGGCCCGGCGCATCGCCTCCATCTGCACTCCCCGGAGGTTGTTGGCCAGGTCGGTGCGCAGCCGCTGCTCGATCAGACCGATCGGCATGCCCGGCCGGCCCTGCACGATCAGTTCGTAGAGCAGGCTGCTCACGCCGGTGTCGTGCCCGATGCGCCACACCCCCTCGAAGCGGCGAAAATCGCCCCGGTTCATCGTGAAGCGCAGTTCACCGGCCTCCCGGTCTTCCTCCAGTTCCAGCTCCACCGTGGCGGTGAAGCGCATGCCGCAGAACTGCTGGGTGCCCACCTGCTCCAGGCACACCCGGTTGCCGCGGCGCCACAGCTGACGGGAGCTGGCCAGGTTGGGGATGAAGCGGCTGAGATTGGCGTAGTCGGTGAGCACGCCCCAGAGCCAGTCGGGCTCGAGGGGCAGCCGCAGCTGCACGGCCAGCCGCCGGGCTCCCTGCTCCAGCCGCTCCATCTCCTGCTGGATGGTGTCGAGACTGCAACTGCCGTTGAGCGCGGTCATCGGCACGGAGGGGCTGGTCTCAGTGGGACGGGTCTCAGCAGACGGGGCCTGGGCAACGAAGGACGTTGCAAGGAGCTGCGCCAACGGGTGCTGTGTGTGCTGGGGCACAAACCTAAGCGGATTCGGCGGCGATCGACGACTTGGTGTGTTTCCTATGATCAGCCGGATTTTTGCCAGGGACCCAGCCATCATGCGTGTTTCAACGGGCAGCGCTTCTCAGTCCGACAGCCGCATGGTCACTGTGGTGGTCGAAGCCTTCGGGATCGGCCGCCAACGTCAGGCTGAGCGTCGCTTCACCGTTCCCTTCGCCCAGCTCCAGAGCACGATGCAGACCATCGCCCGCCAGGGCGGTCGCATCACGTCCGTGGAGGTCGCCGGGTCTCTGCCGGAAGCTCCCGCCCCCGCGCAGTCCCCAGCCCAGGCCGCTCCGGCCCCAGCCCCCACCGCTCCATCGAAACCAGCCGCCGTGTCCCACGCCGCCGTTCCGGTCAACCTCTACAAGCCCAAGGATCCGTTCGTCGGAACCGTCACCGAGAACTACAGCCTGCTGGCCGAGGGGGCGATCGGCCGGGTGAATCACATCACCTTCGACCTGGCCGGTGGTGATCCCCAGCTCCACTACGTGGAGGGCCAGAGCATCGGCATCATTCCGGATGGCACCGACGCCAACGGCAAGCCCCACAAGCTCCGCCTCTATTCGATCGCCAGCACCCGTCACGGCGACAACATGGGCGGCCACACCGTGTCGCTGTGCGTGCGGCAGCTCCAGTACGAGAAGGACGGCGAGACCATCAACGGCGTGTGCTCCACCTTCCTGTGCGACATCGAACCCGGCGCCAAGGTGAAGATCACCGGCCCGGTGGGCAAGGAGATGCTCCTGCCCGACGATGAGGAGGCCAACGTGATCATGCTGGCCACCGGCACCGGCATCGCCCCGATGCGGGCCTACCTGCGCCGCATGTTCGAGCCCGCCGAGCGCGAGACGAACGGCTGGACCTTCCGCGGCAAGGCCTGGCTCATCATGGGCGTGCCCACCACCCCGAATCTGCTGTACGACGCCGACTTCGAGCACTACCAGAGCCAGTTCCCCGACAACTTCCGCTACACCAAGGCGATCAGCCGCGAGCAGAAGAACGCCAAGGGCGGCCGCATGTACATTCAGGACCGGGTGCTGGAGAACGCCGAGGAGATCTTCACGATGATCGAAGATCCCAAGACCCACGTGTACATGTGCGGTCTGCGGGGCATGGAACCCGGCATCGACGAGGCGATGACCGCCGCCGCCGCCGCCAAGGGCATCGACTGGAGCGAGCTGCGGCCCCAGCTCAAGAAGGCCGACCGCTGGCACGTCGAGACCTACTGACCGATCCCCAGTCCGGAACTCCAGGCCCGCCAACCGGCGGGCTTTTTTCGTGTTCGCACACACAGACGGTCACAAAGCCACCGGGGGCATGGGAAAGCCCGCCGGCGCCGTTAAACCAGAGGGATCAGCCTGAGCCCCATGGCCGCCGTTCTCACCAACCCGTTGCGGGTGGGCCTCCGCCAGGAACGGGTGATTCCGCCGCAGATCATCGTGATCTTCGGTGCCAGCGGCGACCTCACCCACCGCAAGCTGGTGCCGGCCCTGTTCGAACTGCACC
This portion of the Cyanobium sp. NIES-981 genome encodes:
- a CDS encoding SRPBCC family protein, whose product is MTALNGSCSLDTIQQEMERLEQGARRLAVQLRLPLEPDWLWGVLTDYANLSRFIPNLASSRQLWRRGNRVCLEQVGTQQFCGMRFTATVELELEEDREAGELRFTMNRGDFRRFEGVWRIGHDTGVSSLLYELIVQGRPGMPIGLIEQRLRTDLANNLRGVQMEAMRRAGLV
- a CDS encoding phycobilisome linker polypeptide, translated to MRVSTGSASQSDSRMVTVVVEAFGIGRQRQAERRFTVPFAQLQSTMQTIARQGGRITSVEVAGSLPEAPAPAQSPAQAAPAPAPTAPSKPAAVSHAAVPVNLYKPKDPFVGTVTENYSLLAEGAIGRVNHITFDLAGGDPQLHYVEGQSIGIIPDGTDANGKPHKLRLYSIASTRHGDNMGGHTVSLCVRQLQYEKDGETINGVCSTFLCDIEPGAKVKITGPVGKEMLLPDDEEANVIMLATGTGIAPMRAYLRRMFEPAERETNGWTFRGKAWLIMGVPTTPNLLYDADFEHYQSQFPDNFRYTKAISREQKNAKGGRMYIQDRVLENAEEIFTMIEDPKTHVYMCGLRGMEPGIDEAMTAAAAAKGIDWSELRPQLKKADRWHVETY